One window of Leptotrichia sp. oral taxon 498 genomic DNA carries:
- a CDS encoding TraX family protein has product MKKLNTNQLKYIALFFMFLDSVFFAFSGFLPSWIHLITRFVAPLFAFFTVEGFYHTRNRKKYMARLWIAAILMQFGNVISFIILGERYQIVDNIFLSLAIGFTIIYFLQKGRSSKKVIYNILGIFLFILGLVFSFVPIVIGNYIMGLEGGIQTLFTMISFWAFYGNRKKQIITFLILNMLYIPLFTPSLNPAKYPNSRAWFDSFCYNSDGLTFLFLPFIFLYNGKKGSKAPIHKWFFYIFYPLQFWILNILAFFLKIRS; this is encoded by the coding sequence ATGAAAAAATTAAATACAAATCAGTTGAAATATATTGCTTTATTTTTTATGTTTTTAGACTCAGTATTTTTTGCATTTTCAGGATTTTTACCATCTTGGATTCATTTAATCACAAGATTTGTGGCACCATTATTTGCATTTTTTACAGTGGAAGGCTTTTATCATACAAGAAACCGTAAAAAATATATGGCAAGATTGTGGATAGCCGCTATTTTGATGCAATTTGGAAATGTAATTTCATTTATCATACTAGGAGAAAGATATCAAATAGTAGATAATATTTTTTTAAGTCTTGCGATTGGATTTACAATAATTTATTTCTTGCAAAAAGGGAGAAGTAGTAAAAAAGTAATTTATAATATTTTAGGAATTTTTCTTTTTATTTTGGGATTGGTATTTTCTTTTGTTCCTATTGTGATTGGAAATTATATCATGGGACTTGAAGGTGGAATACAGACTTTGTTTACAATGATTAGTTTTTGGGCATTCTATGGAAATAGAAAAAAGCAGATAATAACATTTTTAATTTTGAATATGTTATATATTCCATTATTTACGCCATCGTTAAATCCTGCAAAATACCCTAATTCAAGAGCATGGTTTGACAGTTTTTGCTATAACAGCGACGGTTTAACATTTTTATTTTTGCCATTCATATTTTTGTATAATGGAAAAAAAGGAAGCAAGGCACCAATTCACAAATGGTTTTTCTATATTTTTTATCCTTTGCAATTTTGGATTTTGAATATTCTTGCATTCTTTTTGAAAATAAGAAGTTAA
- a CDS encoding helix-turn-helix domain-containing protein, which produces MIDNIERIKKLKKENYQKIFGIKKDTFDKMLKLLNETYITEHLKGGHPPKLSVLDRLVIMLSYYREYRTMENIAFDYGVAKSTICESIKWAEGILIKSEAFSLPKKRELANDVDIEAVLADATECEIERPKKNSRNTIRGKRKNTL; this is translated from the coding sequence ATGATAGATAATATTGAAAGAATAAAAAAACTTAAAAAAGAGAATTATCAAAAAATTTTTGGCATAAAAAAAGATACCTTTGACAAAATGCTGAAACTTTTGAATGAAACATACATAACTGAACATTTGAAAGGCGGGCATCCGCCAAAACTATCAGTTCTTGACAGGCTTGTAATCATGCTGTCATATTATCGCGAGTATAGAACTATGGAAAATATCGCCTTTGATTACGGCGTTGCCAAAAGCACCATTTGCGAGAGCATCAAATGGGCTGAAGGCATACTGATAAAGAGCGAGGCTTTTTCCTTGCCTAAAAAAAGGGAGCTTGCTAATGATGTAGACATTGAGGCGGTATTGGCTGATGCTACGGAATGTGAAATTGAGCGTCCTAAAAAAAACAGCAGAAATACTATTCGGGGAAAAAGAAAAAACACACTGTAA
- a CDS encoding transposase family protein, whose amino-acid sequence MNEKDLKILNVSFSYGSVHDFKLLCESGLHFSKDVVLIADKGYLGINKIHSNSLIPKKSTKKHKLTKEEKKYNSIISKRRIYIEHVNRCIKKFKIVSGRYRNKRKKFFMRFSLICAIYNFEL is encoded by the coding sequence GTGAACGAGAAGGACTTGAAAATCCTTAATGTTTCATTTTCATATGGGAGCGTGCATGATTTCAAGCTTTTATGCGAAAGCGGCCTACATTTTTCAAAGGATGTAGTTTTAATTGCAGATAAAGGATATCTTGGAATCAACAAGATACACAGTAATAGCCTGATACCGAAAAAGTCGACAAAGAAGCACAAATTAACGAAAGAGGAAAAGAAATACAATTCAATTATTTCAAAGCGGAGAATTTACATAGAGCATGTGAACAGATGTATTAAGAAATTTAAAATAGTGTCTGGACGTTACAGAAATAAAAGGAAGAAATTTTTTATGAGATTCTCATTAATTTGTGCAATTTATAATTTTGAATTATAG
- a CDS encoding MATE family efflux transporter: MKKTLYKKVFSVGLPVAIENMIYSLMNFIDIFMVGKNNVALGLGTIAVAGTGFANQIFMIFVTSLFGMNSGGGILAAQYFGNKDYKNLKRCLGITIIVGFVFSLIFFFAGIFIPEVIISIFTKDANVIKVGAAYMKIVAWVYPLMGVGLAFNMQLRAIGKTKYSFYSSVIGLVVNLMFNTVLIFGYFGFPALGVRGAAIATVIARIISTFYIIFIIYKLKLPIAGKISELFDLSPHFFVKVMKISLPVFLHEILWVLGSSVYIVIFGRMGTNYAASIQTVKAISSLVLTLFFGLSSATSAIIGNEIGAGNEENAYNYSMILLKVSFFCGLLVGLFVLLFSPLILSLMGISKSIYPLTKQIVKSEVFIIVVKSLSLQLLVGILRAGGDVIWTIFMDLIPLWCVAIPITYFTGLQLGWPIYIVYLLSCSDEVIKIWPCIKRLKSKKWINNLVS, from the coding sequence ATGAAAAAAACACTTTATAAAAAAGTCTTTTCTGTAGGACTTCCAGTTGCAATAGAAAATATGATTTACAGCCTTATGAATTTTATTGACATATTTATGGTTGGAAAAAATAATGTAGCTCTTGGACTTGGAACAATTGCAGTTGCTGGAACAGGATTTGCCAATCAAATATTTATGATTTTCGTGACCTCGCTTTTTGGAATGAACAGCGGTGGCGGAATTTTAGCAGCTCAGTATTTTGGGAACAAAGATTATAAAAATTTGAAGCGATGCCTTGGAATTACAATAATTGTTGGATTTGTGTTTTCGTTAATTTTTTTCTTTGCAGGAATTTTTATTCCAGAAGTTATAATTTCGATATTTACAAAAGATGCAAATGTTATAAAAGTTGGAGCAGCATATATGAAAATAGTCGCTTGGGTTTATCCACTTATGGGAGTTGGACTTGCGTTTAATATGCAGCTTCGTGCGATTGGAAAGACAAAATATTCGTTTTATTCAAGTGTCATTGGACTAGTCGTAAACTTAATGTTTAATACTGTGTTAATATTTGGATATTTTGGTTTTCCTGCGTTAGGAGTTAGAGGGGCTGCAATTGCGACTGTCATTGCAAGAATCATAAGCACCTTTTATATAATTTTTATAATTTATAAATTGAAGTTGCCAATTGCGGGGAAAATAAGCGAATTATTTGATTTATCGCCACATTTTTTTGTAAAAGTTATGAAAATTTCGCTTCCAGTATTTTTGCATGAAATACTTTGGGTTTTGGGGTCAAGTGTCTACATCGTAATTTTTGGACGAATGGGAACAAATTATGCGGCTTCGATTCAGACGGTAAAAGCAATAAGCAGCTTAGTTTTAACATTATTTTTTGGACTTTCAAGCGCAACTTCAGCGATTATTGGAAATGAAATTGGTGCGGGGAATGAAGAAAATGCCTACAACTATTCTATGATTTTATTAAAAGTGTCATTTTTTTGTGGACTTTTAGTCGGACTTTTTGTGCTTTTATTCAGTCCGTTAATTTTGTCGCTGATGGGAATTTCTAAAAGCATTTACCCATTGACAAAGCAAATTGTAAAATCAGAAGTTTTTATAATTGTTGTAAAATCTTTGAGTCTGCAGCTTTTAGTTGGAATTTTAAGAGCTGGGGGAGATGTGATTTGGACGATATTTATGGATTTAATTCCGCTTTGGTGTGTTGCAATTCCAATCACATATTTTACAGGACTTCAGCTAGGGTGGCCAATTTATATAGTTTATTTACTTTCATGCAGCGACGAAGTCATAAAAATTTGGCCTTGTATTAAAAGATTAAAAAGTAAAAAATGGATTAATAATCTGGTAAGTTAG
- a CDS encoding phospholipase D family protein has translation MKENIKKNIIKRSFTIGVLFFLVSCSTIKTPPEGVDYESPVRDSKNVDFHYDLTYLDKDGNIKYDRKIWDATYEVVDNAKDYLVIEMFLFNDIYNKDVDKFPEFAKEYTRRLVKKKMENPNLKVYILSDENNDLYGAFEHPLITEMKNAGIDVIDVDIYKLKDTFPWYSPIWRSVIKPFGNPQGKGWITNFYGPMWPKLTLRNLFRALNVKADHRKIFLNEDKVVIASANIHDPSYFHENVAISADGEITKDILRDLQLVAKFSGGNIDVSSESEAKKPVNIKNFQASKIKFKEDESLKSDLQKQVEQIEKNKGNFVDKGTKEFYETGELTKNEDVLQNDDPNNSYKVQFESEAKIGENLDKDIDSLKAGDEVLMGMYFLADRPVIDKLIKAANRGVKVRIIFDRSRDAFGMSTNGLPNKPVSKKLKKKTKNKIEIKWYFTNNEQFHTKIMLMKKTDGNVIIHTGSANYIKKNIRGYIMDANLRVLTNKDSKLTKDVYNYFDRLWENRDGLFTINFDDEPTTKASQDFMYKILDAAQLGSF, from the coding sequence ATGAAAGAAAATATAAAAAAGAATATAATAAAAAGAAGTTTTACAATAGGAGTTTTATTTTTTCTTGTGTCTTGTTCTACAATAAAGACGCCACCTGAGGGAGTCGACTATGAAAGCCCGGTTAGAGATAGTAAAAATGTCGACTTTCACTATGATTTAACATATTTGGACAAAGATGGAAATATTAAATATGATAGAAAGATTTGGGATGCGACTTACGAAGTTGTCGATAATGCAAAAGATTATTTGGTAATCGAAATGTTTTTATTTAACGATATTTATAACAAAGATGTGGATAAATTTCCTGAATTTGCAAAAGAATACACGAGAAGGCTTGTGAAAAAGAAAATGGAAAATCCAAATTTAAAAGTATATATATTATCGGACGAAAATAATGATTTGTATGGAGCATTTGAGCATCCGCTTATCACAGAAATGAAAAATGCTGGAATTGATGTTATAGATGTGGATATTTACAAGTTAAAAGACACTTTTCCATGGTATTCGCCCATTTGGCGAAGTGTGATAAAACCTTTTGGGAACCCACAGGGAAAAGGATGGATTACTAATTTTTATGGACCGATGTGGCCAAAACTTACGCTTAGAAATTTATTTCGTGCTTTAAATGTAAAAGCTGACCACAGAAAGATTTTTTTGAATGAAGATAAAGTTGTAATTGCGAGTGCAAATATTCACGATCCTAGTTATTTTCATGAAAATGTGGCAATTTCTGCTGATGGAGAAATTACTAAAGACATTTTAAGAGATTTACAGCTGGTTGCAAAATTTTCAGGTGGAAATATAGATGTCTCAAGTGAAAGTGAAGCTAAAAAACCTGTTAATATAAAAAATTTTCAAGCATCAAAAATTAAATTTAAAGAAGATGAAAGTTTAAAATCAGATTTGCAAAAACAAGTTGAACAAATTGAGAAGAATAAAGGAAATTTTGTAGATAAAGGAACGAAAGAATTTTACGAAACGGGAGAACTTACAAAAAATGAAGATGTTTTGCAAAATGATGATCCAAATAATAGTTACAAAGTTCAATTTGAGTCAGAAGCTAAGATTGGTGAAAATTTAGACAAAGATATTGACAGTTTAAAAGCTGGGGACGAAGTTCTTATGGGAATGTACTTTTTGGCGGACAGACCAGTTATAGATAAACTTATTAAAGCGGCTAACCGTGGAGTCAAAGTGAGAATTATTTTTGACAGAAGCAGGGATGCTTTTGGAATGAGTACAAATGGACTTCCAAATAAACCTGTTTCAAAAAAATTAAAGAAAAAAACAAAGAATAAAATCGAGATAAAATGGTATTTTACAAACAATGAACAATTTCATACAAAGATAATGCTAATGAAAAAAACAGATGGAAATGTTATAATACATACAGGTTCTGCGAATTATATTAAAAAAAATATTCGTGGCTACATAATGGATGCCAATTTAAGAGTTTTGACAAATAAAGATTCTAAGCTGACAAAAGATGTCTACAACTATTTTGACAGATTGTGGGAAAATAGAGATGGACTGTTTACAATAAATTTTGATGATGAGCCAACGACGAAAGCAAGTCAAGACTTTATGTACAAAATATTAGATGCGGCGCAATTAGGTTCGTTTTAA
- a CDS encoding tetratricopeptide repeat protein, whose protein sequence is MKMRKKMTFLLIILALGTMTVSCKKKARNNKSAQTQISNKPINTDIFNLGAKQAQGNPNIQNLTPEEQQKLIDNQIDPAKVSEALTKAQNGDKESIMSLAQLYYNLKDNNKVKQILQYGVDKGYPEAIYNLAVILKQEGNTEQANKLMAQLPRTERVVRRQGGRVVSSGGPVMIRQLRMRLGAEEYNRAVDLVRAKKYDEAKKYFEKAYNAGIKEADVRIALINKEQKNTDESVKWFQKAANRGVKEANFEVGAMLYDSGKQEEARPYLLKAYKAGNKSLAMPIAMSYHNQKDTAEAVKWYKIAAQNGDKNAKATLERLERPNSSGENSSTTKGEEGKSRNSTTFLGNQNSKSLTESTLNSVKSKGKAEEEKKIEEKKDTSEKHNNEKKEVNIDEIMNSKAKEYSK, encoded by the coding sequence ATGAAAATGAGAAAAAAAATGACATTTTTGCTAATTATATTAGCACTGGGAACAATGACAGTATCTTGTAAAAAGAAAGCAAGAAACAATAAGTCGGCACAGACACAGATTTCAAATAAACCAATAAATACAGATATTTTCAATTTAGGAGCGAAACAAGCACAAGGAAATCCAAATATCCAAAATCTGACTCCTGAAGAACAACAAAAATTGATTGACAATCAAATTGATCCAGCAAAAGTTTCAGAAGCGTTGACAAAAGCGCAAAATGGAGATAAAGAATCAATTATGTCATTGGCACAACTTTATTACAATTTAAAAGATAATAACAAAGTAAAACAAATTTTGCAGTATGGAGTTGATAAAGGTTACCCTGAAGCAATTTATAATTTGGCAGTAATTTTAAAACAGGAAGGAAATACAGAACAAGCTAATAAACTTATGGCACAACTTCCAAGAACTGAAAGAGTTGTGAGAAGACAAGGGGGAAGAGTTGTAAGCAGTGGAGGACCTGTCATGATTAGACAGCTTAGAATGCGTCTAGGAGCTGAAGAATATAATAGAGCGGTAGATTTGGTAAGAGCCAAAAAATATGATGAAGCCAAAAAATATTTTGAAAAAGCCTACAATGCCGGAATAAAAGAAGCGGATGTCCGTATAGCGCTTATTAATAAAGAACAAAAAAATACAGATGAGTCTGTAAAATGGTTTCAAAAAGCAGCTAATCGTGGTGTAAAAGAAGCAAATTTTGAAGTGGGAGCAATGCTTTATGACAGTGGAAAACAAGAAGAAGCTAGACCCTATTTACTAAAAGCATATAAAGCGGGAAATAAATCACTTGCCATGCCTATTGCAATGTCGTATCATAACCAAAAAGATACAGCTGAAGCGGTAAAATGGTATAAAATTGCTGCACAAAACGGAGATAAAAATGCAAAAGCGACACTTGAAAGACTTGAAAGACCAAATTCTTCAGGTGAAAACAGTTCTACAACTAAAGGTGAAGAAGGAAAATCTAGAAACTCTACGACTTTTTTAGGAAATCAAAATTCAAAAAGTCTTACTGAAAGCACTTTAAACAGTGTTAAAAGTAAAGGTAAAGCTGAAGAGGAGAAAAAAATAGAGGAAAAGAAAGATACAAGCGAAAAACATAATAATGAAAAAAAAGAAGTAAATATAGATGAAATTATGAACAGTAAAGCAAAAGAATATAGCAAATAA
- the metK gene encoding methionine adenosyltransferase has product MGKKVYFTSEFVSPGHPDKICDQISDSILDACLKDDENSRVACEAFATTGLVVIGGEITTKTYVDVQKIVREKITEIGYRPGMGFDADCGVLNTIHSQSPDISMGVDTGGAGDQGIMFGGAVNETEELMPLALVLSRGIIQKLTKLTRSKELSWARPDAKAQVTLAYDENGKVLGVDTIVLSVQHNEEVTQKQIEEDLKEKVIKPVLEKYDLKIDEVRKFHINPTGRFVIGGPHGDSGLTGRKIIIDTYGGYFRHGGGAFSGKDPSKVDRSAAYAARWIAKNIVAAGLATKCEVQLSYAIGVVEPVSIRVETFGTGTVDETKIEEAVSKIFDLTPRGIEKSLSLRKPSFRYQDLAAFGHIGRTDIDLPWEKLDKVEEIKEALK; this is encoded by the coding sequence ATGGGAAAAAAAGTTTATTTTACATCAGAATTTGTATCACCGGGGCATCCAGATAAAATTTGTGACCAAATTTCTGATTCAATTTTGGATGCTTGTTTAAAAGATGATGAAAATTCAAGAGTTGCTTGTGAAGCGTTTGCAACAACTGGACTAGTTGTTATAGGTGGAGAAATTACAACTAAAACTTATGTAGATGTACAAAAAATTGTGCGAGAAAAAATAACTGAAATTGGATATAGACCTGGAATGGGATTTGACGCTGACTGTGGTGTGTTAAATACTATCCATTCTCAATCGCCAGATATTTCAATGGGAGTTGACACAGGTGGAGCTGGAGATCAAGGAATTATGTTCGGTGGTGCGGTAAACGAAACTGAAGAGCTTATGCCGCTTGCGCTTGTTCTATCTCGTGGAATTATTCAAAAATTGACAAAACTTACTAGAAGTAAAGAGCTTTCTTGGGCTAGACCTGATGCTAAGGCTCAAGTTACGCTTGCTTATGATGAAAATGGTAAAGTTTTAGGAGTAGATACAATTGTATTATCAGTTCAACACAACGAAGAAGTTACGCAAAAACAAATTGAAGAAGATTTAAAAGAAAAAGTGATAAAACCTGTACTTGAAAAATATGATTTAAAAATTGACGAAGTTAGAAAATTTCACATAAATCCGACTGGAAGATTTGTAATTGGAGGGCCTCACGGGGATTCTGGGCTAACTGGAAGAAAAATTATAATTGACACTTATGGTGGATATTTTAGACATGGTGGAGGAGCATTTTCTGGAAAAGATCCATCAAAAGTTGACAGATCGGCTGCCTATGCGGCAAGATGGATTGCTAAAAATATCGTTGCAGCGGGACTTGCCACTAAATGTGAAGTTCAGTTGTCTTATGCGATTGGAGTTGTTGAGCCGGTGTCAATAAGAGTCGAAACATTTGGGACTGGAACTGTTGACGAAACTAAAATTGAAGAAGCTGTTTCTAAAATTTTTGATTTAACACCTAGAGGTATTGAAAAATCGCTTAGTCTTAGAAAACCGTCGTTTAGATATCAAGATTTGGCGGCATTTGGACATATTGGACGAACTGATATTGATTTACCTTGGGAAAAGCTTGACAAAGTTGAAGAAATAAAAGAAGCATTAAAATAA
- a CDS encoding peptide ABC transporter substrate-binding protein translates to MKKFKILFFVIVILILGIGIKSIFFKSKTKNDDPVVFNLGINYNTLDPHLFTEMISAQVDSSIYEGLLRLDKKGNYTGGVAESFTENNNKMTFKIRKNAKWSDGSRVTANDFVFAFRRVLNPKTAARFSEMLFPIKNAEKYYEGKAKADELGVKAIDDNNLEIEFEHPVAYFKYILTLPITAPIKEDFYKTHEKTFAVNLDSFLFNGPYKITKLSDGETLLEKNENYWNAKNIKIPKIKYIVSSDFHAVDNLIENGEIDISRVENYNLEKYRKDKTLNSFLIGKLWYLDYNLNNKFLKNQKLRQAISMAIDRDVNIKKIKNNDGSIAARSVISNQISGYSKKYREEYPDNNYINDKDPKLAKKLYDEALKELGVKELELGLLAGNSDPETLEIQHIQEELRVKLGLKTKITVVSLKERLNMTRSEKYDIVLNTWSPKYDDATTYFDRWKTKDNKNASVWRKQKYDLLVDEIYKMPKSAERDKKINEAEKILIDDAVIAPIYFAIENTYTNPKIHGLVRREITGITDFTYAYIK, encoded by the coding sequence GTGAAAAAATTTAAAATTTTATTTTTCGTTATAGTTATTTTAATTTTAGGAATAGGGATAAAAAGTATTTTTTTTAAAAGTAAAACAAAAAATGATGATCCTGTGGTATTTAATTTAGGAATTAATTACAACACATTAGATCCACATTTATTTACGGAAATGATTTCTGCTCAAGTTGACAGTTCTATTTATGAAGGACTTTTGCGTCTTGACAAAAAAGGAAACTATACTGGTGGAGTGGCTGAAAGTTTTACAGAAAATAATAATAAGATGACTTTTAAAATTAGAAAAAATGCCAAATGGAGTGACGGTTCTAGGGTTACTGCAAATGATTTCGTGTTTGCATTTAGAAGAGTTTTAAATCCTAAAACAGCTGCAAGATTCTCAGAAATGCTTTTTCCAATAAAAAATGCGGAGAAATATTATGAGGGTAAAGCAAAAGCTGATGAATTAGGAGTTAAAGCGATAGATGATAATAACCTTGAAATAGAATTTGAACATCCAGTTGCTTACTTTAAATATATTTTAACACTTCCAATAACAGCACCTATTAAAGAAGATTTTTATAAAACTCACGAAAAGACTTTTGCTGTAAATTTAGATAGTTTTTTGTTTAATGGACCGTATAAAATAACAAAATTAAGCGATGGGGAAACATTACTTGAAAAAAATGAAAATTATTGGAATGCTAAAAATATAAAAATACCTAAAATAAAATACATTGTTTCTTCAGATTTCCATGCTGTAGATAATTTAATAGAAAATGGAGAAATTGATATTTCGAGAGTTGAAAACTATAATCTTGAAAAATATAGAAAAGATAAAACATTAAATTCTTTCTTAATAGGAAAACTGTGGTATTTAGATTATAATTTAAATAATAAATTTTTGAAAAATCAAAAATTAAGACAAGCTATTTCAATGGCGATTGACAGAGATGTGAATATAAAAAAAATAAAAAACAACGATGGTTCAATAGCCGCAAGATCAGTAATTAGTAATCAAATTTCTGGATATTCAAAAAAATATAGGGAAGAATATCCTGATAATAATTACATAAATGATAAAGATCCAAAATTGGCTAAAAAATTATATGACGAAGCATTAAAAGAACTTGGAGTGAAAGAGCTTGAACTGGGATTACTCGCAGGAAATTCTGATCCTGAAACATTGGAAATACAGCATATTCAGGAAGAATTAAGAGTAAAATTGGGATTAAAGACAAAAATAACAGTTGTATCGCTAAAAGAGCGTCTAAATATGACACGAAGCGAAAAGTACGACATCGTTCTAAATACTTGGTCACCAAAATATGACGATGCTACTACATATTTTGACAGATGGAAGACAAAAGATAATAAAAATGCTTCTGTTTGGCGAAAACAAAAATATGATTTGTTAGTTGACGAAATTTACAAAATGCCAAAAAGTGCTGAAAGGGATAAGAAAATTAACGAAGCAGAAAAAATCTTAATTGACGACGCAGTAATTGCACCAATTTATTTTGCAATCGAAAATACTTACACAAATCCTAAAATTCACGGACTTGTTCGAAGAGAAATAACAGGAATAACAGATTTTACATATGCGTATATTAAATGA